From Halobacillus sp. Marseille-Q1614, the proteins below share one genomic window:
- a CDS encoding 1,4-dihydroxy-2-naphthoate polyprenyltransferase, translating to MSSVPNQNMKASLNERDGFQVWWRLMRPHTLTAAFVPVFIGSVLAALDGTFHFGLFLAMLLASILIQIATNMFNEYYDYVKGLDNENSVGIGGAIVRDGISPRTVLLLANGCLVTAAILGFYICASSSWWIAVIGLVSMLFGYLYTGGPYPIAYTPFGEVTAGFFMGPIIIGISYFIQTLSLNWTVLLISLPVAIFIGAILLANNIRDRVGDAENGRRTLAILFGHQGAIRFLTIIFAVAYILTIIYILIGSLPVWSFITLLSLKKANQAVKGFMGKSQPLEMMPAMKATAQTNTIYGLMLGISLLLQLIIPL from the coding sequence ATGAGCTCGGTTCCTAACCAAAATATGAAAGCTTCCTTGAATGAACGGGACGGTTTTCAAGTATGGTGGAGATTAATGCGTCCTCATACCCTGACCGCTGCTTTTGTACCTGTTTTTATAGGATCTGTATTAGCTGCCCTTGATGGTACATTCCATTTTGGGCTGTTCTTGGCCATGTTACTAGCATCCATACTTATACAAATAGCTACTAATATGTTCAATGAATATTACGATTATGTCAAAGGACTGGATAACGAAAATTCAGTTGGAATTGGAGGGGCGATTGTAAGGGATGGAATAAGCCCGCGCACCGTGCTTCTTTTAGCCAACGGCTGTCTTGTAACTGCTGCCATTTTAGGCTTTTACATCTGTGCTTCTTCAAGCTGGTGGATCGCCGTTATCGGGCTGGTATCCATGCTGTTTGGGTACTTATATACAGGTGGACCTTACCCGATCGCCTATACTCCATTTGGCGAAGTAACTGCCGGCTTTTTTATGGGTCCGATTATTATTGGCATCAGTTATTTTATCCAGACGTTAAGCCTTAACTGGACAGTGCTTCTCATTTCCCTGCCAGTCGCTATCTTCATAGGGGCGATCTTGCTTGCCAACAATATCCGCGACCGAGTCGGCGATGCAGAGAATGGTCGCAGAACACTTGCAATCCTGTTCGGCCACCAGGGGGCTATTCGTTTTCTCACTATTATTTTTGCAGTAGCCTACATTCTTACAATAATCTATATCTTGATTGGCAGCCTGCCTGTCTGGTCCTTCATAACTTTGCTAAGTTTGAAAAAAGCAAACCAGGCAGTTAAAGGATTTATGGGGAAAAGCCAGCCTTTAGAAATGATGCCGGCGATGAAGGCGACTGCCCAAACAAACACTATATACGGCCTGATGCTTGGTATTTCCCTGCTGCTACAGTTAATTATACCTCTCTAG
- a CDS encoding glucose-6-phosphate isomerase has translation MTHVRFDYDKALPFFEEHELEYMQGAVELAHEAIHQKTGPGNDFLGWLDLPEDYDREEFDRIQKSAAKIKEDSDVLLVVGIGGSYLGARAAIDMLNHSFYNVLSKEQRKTPQVFFVGNSISAPYLNDLFDVLEGKDVSVNVISKSGTTTEPAIAFRAFRKFLEEKYGKEEAKKRIYATTDKSKGALKTLADEQGYESFVVPDDVGGRYSVLTAVGLLPIAVSGVDIEEMMQGAQAARTELSSEKISENPAYQYAAVRNVLYNKGKTIEMLINYEPSLQYFSEWWKQLFGESEGKDQKGIYPSSANFSTDLHSLGQYVQDGRRDLFETILHVEEPKSDYTIEEEEQNLDGLNYLAGQTVDYVNEKAYQGTMLAHTDGQVPNLIVHVPKLDAYTFGYLAYFFEKACAISGYLLGVNPFDQPGVEAYKKNMFALLGKPGFEKEKEELEKRL, from the coding sequence ATGACACATGTTCGTTTTGATTACGATAAGGCGCTGCCTTTTTTTGAAGAACATGAACTAGAGTACATGCAGGGTGCAGTAGAACTGGCCCATGAAGCAATTCATCAAAAAACAGGACCAGGTAACGACTTTCTAGGATGGCTGGATCTTCCGGAAGACTATGATCGGGAAGAATTTGACCGCATTCAGAAATCTGCGGCTAAAATAAAAGAAGATTCAGATGTCCTGTTAGTTGTTGGAATCGGCGGCTCTTATCTTGGGGCTCGCGCAGCCATTGATATGCTGAACCACAGCTTTTATAATGTGCTCTCCAAAGAGCAGCGTAAGACTCCTCAAGTCTTTTTCGTCGGAAACAGTATCAGTGCTCCATATTTAAATGACTTATTCGATGTACTTGAAGGCAAAGATGTTTCTGTGAATGTCATCTCAAAGAGTGGGACTACGACAGAGCCAGCTATTGCTTTCCGTGCTTTCCGTAAATTCTTAGAAGAGAAGTATGGAAAAGAAGAGGCTAAGAAGCGAATTTATGCAACGACCGATAAATCAAAAGGAGCTCTTAAAACGCTTGCCGATGAACAGGGCTATGAATCATTTGTTGTACCTGATGATGTAGGGGGCCGCTACTCTGTATTAACTGCCGTTGGTCTGCTGCCGATCGCTGTAAGCGGAGTGGACATTGAGGAAATGATGCAAGGTGCTCAAGCTGCCAGAACAGAGCTGAGCTCTGAGAAAATTTCGGAAAACCCTGCCTATCAATATGCAGCTGTCCGTAATGTTCTTTACAACAAGGGCAAAACAATCGAAATGTTAATCAACTACGAACCCTCTCTTCAGTATTTTTCGGAGTGGTGGAAACAATTGTTTGGGGAAAGTGAAGGAAAAGACCAAAAAGGTATCTATCCTTCCTCTGCGAACTTCTCTACAGACCTTCACTCTTTAGGTCAATATGTACAGGATGGCCGTCGTGACCTGTTCGAGACAATTCTTCATGTTGAAGAACCGAAATCAGATTACACGATTGAAGAAGAAGAGCAGAACCTCGACGGGCTTAATTACCTGGCAGGACAAACAGTTGATTATGTAAATGAAAAAGCTTATCAGGGAACAATGCTTGCTCACACAGACGGGCAGGTTCCAAACTTGATTGTCCACGTACCTAAACTAGACGCTTATACGTTTGGCTATCTGGCGTATTTCTTTGAAAAAGCATGTGCCATAAGCGGCTATCTCCTTGGAGTTAATCCTTTTGATCAGCCGGGAGTTGAAGCTTATAAGAAAAATATGTTTGCACTGCTTGGCAAACCAGGTTTCGAAAAAGAAAAAGAAGAGCTGGAAAAACGCCTGTAA
- the menD gene encoding 2-succinyl-5-enolpyruvyl-6-hydroxy-3-cyclohexene-1-carboxylic-acid synthase — MEHVLDLSRYITHFADQFVRSGLEDAVISPGSRSTPLALAFREHEDMNTWINLDERSAAFFALGLAKAKQKPVILVCTSGTAAANYYPAIVEAYYSRVPLVVLTADRPHELRDVGASQAIEQLNMYGSYVKWFHDLALPDQTMLFYARKQAARAVQESTSGQQGPVHINVPLREPLVPDFSLDGLWSEGAPSLSEPLSGETKLTEEQVRTFKELLLSDQKGLIVCGPQTDAELADSLTNFASKAGVPVFADPLSRLRTGKHDKRNIIENYDALLKGEEIKHQLRPDYIIRFGAMPVSKAYLKWIQLHSSSISHYVVDEHSSYREPAGVSTQFIWSNPRVFSVQLAGKLEEGSKENDWLNTWQELNILAKEEMLREPSEELNEGHAVVYLSEAIPDESILFIGNSMPIRDVDSFFMSTPKSVELMANRGANGIDGVVSSAIGAAASGKPATLLIGDVSFFHDINGLLAAKQQDIDLTIVVINNDGGGIFSYLPKVGESEHFEELFGTPLGIDFKRIVETYGGNFQRVASWEDYKKALSISYKEKGLQVIEVVTSRTTHVEFHKDRWRNIEEAVRLRR; from the coding sequence ATGGAGCATGTACTAGACCTTTCGAGATATATCACACATTTTGCCGACCAGTTTGTAAGATCGGGGTTGGAGGATGCCGTCATTTCTCCGGGCTCACGTTCAACACCGTTGGCTTTGGCATTTCGTGAACATGAAGACATGAACACTTGGATTAATTTAGATGAAAGATCTGCTGCTTTTTTTGCTCTAGGATTGGCAAAAGCGAAGCAAAAACCGGTCATTTTAGTTTGCACTTCCGGTACAGCAGCAGCCAATTACTACCCTGCTATAGTGGAAGCATACTATAGCAGGGTTCCTTTGGTTGTTTTAACGGCAGACCGTCCACACGAGCTTCGGGACGTAGGAGCCTCGCAGGCTATTGAACAGCTGAACATGTATGGATCTTACGTGAAATGGTTCCATGATCTTGCGTTACCGGATCAAACCATGCTTTTTTATGCCCGTAAGCAGGCGGCGCGTGCTGTACAGGAGAGTACTTCCGGTCAGCAGGGGCCCGTTCATATCAATGTTCCGCTGCGTGAGCCGCTAGTCCCTGATTTTTCATTGGATGGACTTTGGAGTGAAGGTGCCCCATCACTTTCTGAACCGTTAAGTGGAGAAACAAAGTTAACAGAAGAACAAGTAAGAACCTTTAAAGAATTGCTTTTAAGCGATCAAAAAGGATTAATCGTATGCGGACCGCAAACGGATGCTGAATTAGCAGACTCACTGACCAACTTTGCTTCTAAAGCTGGCGTTCCTGTTTTTGCCGACCCTCTCTCCCGGTTAAGGACTGGGAAGCACGATAAACGAAATATCATTGAAAATTATGACGCCTTATTAAAAGGTGAGGAGATTAAGCATCAATTGCGTCCTGATTACATTATTCGTTTTGGGGCGATGCCTGTTTCTAAAGCTTATTTAAAATGGATTCAGCTGCATTCTTCTTCGATCAGCCATTATGTAGTGGATGAGCACAGCAGTTACCGCGAACCCGCTGGAGTATCGACTCAGTTCATCTGGTCCAATCCCCGTGTTTTTAGTGTTCAATTAGCAGGTAAGCTTGAAGAGGGCAGCAAGGAAAATGATTGGCTGAATACATGGCAGGAATTAAACATCCTCGCCAAAGAAGAGATGCTCCGAGAACCGTCAGAAGAGCTGAATGAAGGACACGCTGTAGTTTATTTGTCGGAAGCCATACCGGATGAATCGATTTTATTTATCGGCAACAGCATGCCGATTCGTGATGTAGACAGCTTTTTCATGTCTACTCCAAAGTCGGTCGAGCTGATGGCTAACCGCGGGGCTAATGGCATTGACGGCGTCGTTTCTTCGGCGATTGGAGCTGCTGCCAGCGGGAAGCCGGCGACATTATTAATAGGCGACGTTTCTTTTTTTCATGATATAAATGGATTGTTAGCTGCTAAACAACAGGACATTGACCTTACAATAGTAGTGATTAACAACGATGGCGGGGGAATCTTCTCCTATCTTCCAAAAGTAGGGGAGAGCGAACACTTTGAAGAGCTTTTTGGCACTCCGCTTGGTATTGATTTTAAACGGATAGTGGAAACCTACGGCGGAAATTTTCAAAGAGTAGCTAGCTGGGAAGATTATAAGAAAGCCTTATCCATCAGCTATAAAGAAAAAGGGCTTCAAGTGATTGAAGTTGTGACAAGCCGAACGACCCATGTAGAGTTTCATAAAGATCGCTGGAGAAATATCGAAGAGGCTGTTCGTTTAAGAAGGTGA
- a CDS encoding thioredoxin family protein, giving the protein MELNDWFLKGVTAQEYVDSMSKNKESFIYIYEHFKVPTEDEPLFGLLRSKNLRAIILTEDWCGDAMLNIPIFLRLAEKARINTHFLQRDKNLELMDQYLTNGTSRSIPKIIVIDQDGNEYLNWGPRAPEVQKFLDEASSHLPSENNEDFKNKQEEMYQFITKAFRDNEDFRAFVYQDLKEALTN; this is encoded by the coding sequence ATGGAATTGAACGACTGGTTTTTAAAAGGGGTTACAGCCCAGGAATATGTAGATTCAATGAGCAAAAATAAAGAAAGCTTTATATATATTTATGAACATTTTAAAGTGCCGACAGAGGATGAACCTTTATTTGGTTTGCTTAGAAGTAAAAACTTACGAGCGATCATCTTAACAGAAGACTGGTGCGGAGATGCGATGCTTAATATTCCTATCTTCTTAAGACTTGCAGAAAAAGCAAGGATCAATACACACTTCCTGCAGAGAGATAAAAACTTAGAATTAATGGACCAATATTTAACGAATGGAACTTCACGATCCATCCCTAAAATTATAGTTATTGATCAGGACGGAAATGAATATTTAAACTGGGGTCCGCGGGCACCTGAGGTCCAGAAATTTCTCGATGAAGCTTCCTCCCATCTTCCAAGTGAAAATAATGAAGACTTTAAAAATAAGCAGGAAGAAATGTACCAGTTTATTACAAAAGCCTTTCGAGACAATGAAGATTTCCGCGCTTTCGTTTACCAAGACCTTAAAGAAGCGTTGACTAATTAA
- a CDS encoding hotdog fold thioesterase, producing MKISMNNTLMESLGMEVVKATPSEVTLSMPVDKRTHQPMGFLHGGASAALAESAASIGAFLNIDSDKQQVFGIEINANHVKSVRGGKVYGKATPLHLGKTTMVWEIAITDEEDNLISASRCTIGVVALKNS from the coding sequence ATGAAAATCTCAATGAACAATACACTTATGGAATCGTTAGGAATGGAAGTTGTTAAGGCGACTCCTTCAGAGGTGACTCTGAGTATGCCTGTCGATAAAAGGACGCATCAGCCGATGGGCTTTTTACATGGAGGTGCTTCCGCAGCTTTGGCAGAATCAGCCGCAAGCATCGGAGCTTTTTTAAATATAGACAGTGATAAACAACAAGTCTTTGGGATTGAAATAAATGCTAACCATGTTAAAAGCGTCCGGGGAGGCAAGGTTTATGGTAAAGCAACACCGCTTCATTTAGGTAAAACAACGATGGTCTGGGAAATTGCAATTACCGATGAAGAAGATAATCTTATCTCAGCCTCCAGGTGTACGATTGGAGTAGTAGCCCTGAAGAACTCCTAA
- a CDS encoding TspO/MBR family protein — translation MKKVPKAVTVFLLIYGAFSLAGFLFPIDENWYNQLDKPAWTPSGGTIGIIWMILFTFIAFSITFAVWKISFSSLPNSLITVFILNYLLNQLFSFFQFEQKDLLLAFIDCIFVSITSVMLSVLLWKVSKLCSLLLVPYILWSSFATFLAFTIYRMNPAETMFY, via the coding sequence ATAAAAAAGGTCCCTAAGGCTGTTACTGTGTTTCTTCTTATTTATGGAGCATTTTCCCTTGCAGGCTTTCTTTTTCCAATCGATGAAAACTGGTATAACCAGTTAGATAAACCAGCTTGGACCCCGTCTGGCGGTACGATCGGAATCATTTGGATGATTCTTTTCACCTTTATCGCTTTTTCAATAACTTTTGCGGTCTGGAAAATTAGCTTTTCCAGCCTGCCCAATTCTCTAATAACAGTTTTCATCCTGAATTATTTGCTCAATCAGCTGTTCAGCTTTTTCCAGTTTGAACAAAAGGACCTGCTGCTCGCTTTTATTGACTGTATTTTTGTCTCGATCACTTCTGTTATGTTATCCGTTCTTTTGTGGAAGGTCAGTAAGCTTTGCAGTCTTTTGCTCGTACCTTACATTTTATGGAGCAGTTTCGCCACCTTCTTAGCTTTTACCATCTATCGAATGAATCCAGCAGAAACGATGTTTTACTAA
- a CDS encoding isochorismate synthase MenF, which yields MLHVKIPQIDAIVEEAINRAALEGEPQMISYVEQIDTADSIAFLDRAKQVSSHRLYWRSADEEFVLAGAGSAKRVYSGDQHRFNEIEAMWTALQQKAHVYDMFSEKGTGLVAIGGFSFDSKEEKAFPWEAFPDSQMTIPMYLLTNKGDSSFLTTNLLIFKEDHKQQILHQIKSDKNHLLHGERTEVRLPVCTNTSEIQPEEWKDSVKKATEDIKNGELEKVVLARELRVAFKEDVQLAAVIEKLAATQPNSYIFTVESDGEHFIGATPERLAKVDNQQLVSTCLAGTTPRGKNDEEDKKLGQALLDDPKNCQEHEFVVQMIRQAVEACCYNIDIPEKPVLYPLRNLQHLYTPVTATLEEGYTLLDVVSRLHPTPALGGMPQKKSVEYIRNHEVLNRGWYAGPVGWFDGRNNGEFAVAIRSALIQKDEASLFAGCGVVEDSDPETEYDETGVKLKPMLSVLGGY from the coding sequence ATGCTTCATGTAAAAATACCTCAGATTGATGCAATCGTAGAGGAAGCAATAAACCGGGCGGCTCTAGAGGGAGAGCCGCAAATGATAAGTTATGTAGAACAAATCGATACAGCGGACAGCATCGCTTTCTTGGACAGAGCTAAGCAGGTCTCATCGCACCGTTTATATTGGAGAAGTGCAGATGAAGAATTTGTTTTAGCTGGTGCTGGTTCTGCAAAACGTGTCTATTCCGGAGACCAACATCGATTTAATGAAATTGAAGCGATGTGGACAGCCTTGCAGCAGAAGGCTCACGTTTACGATATGTTTAGTGAGAAGGGGACCGGTTTAGTAGCAATAGGCGGGTTCAGCTTCGATTCGAAGGAGGAAAAAGCTTTCCCGTGGGAGGCTTTCCCGGATAGTCAGATGACCATTCCCATGTATTTGCTTACTAACAAAGGGGACAGTTCCTTCTTAACAACAAACCTTTTGATTTTCAAAGAGGATCATAAACAGCAGATCCTTCATCAGATCAAGAGTGACAAGAACCATCTTCTACACGGAGAACGTACGGAGGTCCGCCTGCCGGTATGTACAAATACAAGCGAGATTCAGCCTGAAGAATGGAAGGACAGTGTAAAAAAAGCTACAGAAGATATAAAAAATGGCGAGCTGGAAAAAGTGGTCCTTGCTCGTGAGCTTCGTGTGGCGTTTAAAGAAGACGTTCAGCTGGCAGCCGTCATCGAGAAGCTGGCAGCTACTCAGCCAAACAGCTACATTTTTACAGTGGAAAGCGATGGTGAACATTTTATCGGCGCCACGCCTGAGCGGTTAGCGAAAGTAGATAATCAGCAGCTTGTATCCACTTGCCTGGCGGGTACAACCCCCCGCGGCAAAAATGATGAGGAAGACAAAAAGCTGGGACAGGCCCTGCTTGATGATCCTAAAAATTGCCAGGAGCACGAATTCGTCGTTCAAATGATCCGGCAGGCTGTGGAAGCGTGCTGTTACAATATCGATATTCCAGAGAAGCCGGTCCTTTATCCTTTGCGTAACCTTCAGCACTTATATACACCGGTTACCGCAACGCTAGAAGAGGGTTATACTTTATTGGATGTCGTCTCAAGGCTTCACCCAACACCGGCTCTCGGCGGAATGCCGCAGAAAAAATCGGTCGAATATATCCGCAATCATGAAGTGCTGAATCGCGGCTGGTATGCAGGACCGGTCGGCTGGTTTGATGGGCGCAATAATGGAGAGTTTGCCGTAGCTATTCGGTCAGCACTTATTCAAAAAGATGAAGCCTCATTATTTGCAGGGTGCGGAGTAGTAGAAGATTCTGACCCTGAAACAGAATACGATGAAACAGGGGTTAAATTAAAACCTATGCTGTCCGTCTTAGGGGGATACTGA
- a CDS encoding YugN-like family protein, with product MYALESILTGEPYSFSTLEQELTPLGFKLADNWDYDHGYFDCQLANEEGYHFLRIPFTAVSGDLDSPTSSPIVRVGEPFLLTHLYQDGIDDHVREGNFRAMIDQFQEPKDKDAKVPEKFIPQGRELLQEVESRLSSNRD from the coding sequence ATGTATGCATTAGAATCAATACTCACAGGTGAACCTTACTCGTTTAGTACATTAGAACAGGAGCTTACACCGCTTGGGTTCAAATTAGCGGATAACTGGGATTACGATCACGGTTATTTTGATTGTCAGCTGGCAAACGAAGAAGGCTATCATTTCTTAAGGATTCCTTTTACCGCAGTAAGCGGAGACTTGGATTCTCCTACTTCTTCACCTATCGTACGAGTCGGAGAGCCTTTTCTGCTCACGCATCTTTACCAGGATGGAATCGATGATCATGTTCGTGAAGGTAACTTCCGCGCCATGATTGATCAATTCCAGGAACCTAAAGATAAAGATGCCAAAGTGCCTGAAAAATTCATTCCACAAGGCCGGGAGTTATTACAGGAAGTTGAAAGCCGATTAAGTTCTAATCGGGATTAA
- a CDS encoding TrkA family potassium uptake protein, whose translation MQQWIRLYFQLPLFLRLLATVLVMMIFFGMMIHLIEPVNFPTFFDGVWWAFVTGATVGYGDYVPLSAPGKIMAIFLILTGGGLVTFYMATLSAATVKHEQDLSKGKVHFKGMNHIILVGWNERTRQLIEMMENNKCNDYIVLIDRTMNKLYENHTHVHFIHGDPTMEETLEKANVSQAKKAIITADQSKTEREADQSVIHQIVSLKGHHQDLFIIAEVLTNQQRINAERAGADTIIRSNDFMSSLLYHELFHTAPVEPFQLLLDLLTERQFHEEPVPPSLRKEKMGEAVDLYFSKGEFLIGYRKNQKPSFHINSSTPLEDVETFIVLIPIRT comes from the coding sequence ATGCAGCAATGGATACGATTATATTTTCAGCTTCCTTTATTTTTAAGGCTGCTTGCCACCGTGCTCGTAATGATGATCTTCTTCGGTATGATGATTCATTTAATTGAGCCTGTGAATTTCCCTACCTTTTTTGATGGGGTTTGGTGGGCGTTTGTTACGGGAGCCACCGTGGGCTACGGTGATTATGTTCCTCTAAGTGCGCCCGGCAAAATTATGGCGATCTTTCTTATCTTAACCGGAGGAGGGCTTGTCACTTTTTATATGGCTACTTTGTCGGCAGCTACCGTTAAGCATGAACAGGATTTATCCAAGGGAAAAGTTCATTTTAAAGGAATGAATCACATTATTCTCGTTGGCTGGAATGAAAGAACTCGCCAGCTCATTGAAATGATGGAAAATAATAAATGTAACGATTATATCGTACTCATCGATCGCACGATGAACAAACTTTACGAGAACCATACTCACGTTCATTTCATACATGGCGATCCTACGATGGAAGAAACGTTAGAAAAGGCAAACGTTTCTCAAGCCAAAAAAGCAATTATAACGGCCGATCAGTCAAAAACAGAGCGGGAAGCTGACCAATCGGTTATCCACCAGATCGTTTCTTTAAAAGGACATCACCAGGATCTATTTATAATTGCAGAAGTACTTACTAACCAGCAGAGAATTAATGCTGAGCGTGCAGGCGCGGATACGATTATCCGTTCCAATGACTTTATGAGCAGCCTGCTCTACCATGAATTGTTTCACACAGCCCCTGTGGAGCCTTTTCAGCTGTTATTAGACTTATTAACAGAGCGGCAATTCCACGAAGAGCCTGTCCCTCCCTCTTTAAGAAAAGAAAAGATGGGAGAGGCGGTTGATCTTTATTTCAGCAAAGGAGAGTTCCTGATTGGTTACCGCAAAAATCAGAAACCCTCTTTCCATATAAACAGTTCGACTCCCTTAGAAGACGTTGAAACGTTTATCGTATTAATCCCGATTAGAACTTAA
- a CDS encoding M20/M25/M40 family metallo-hydrolase, which produces MDQTEKDFLFELLRTPSPSSLEMNIQKKWIKEMEPYADKIQTDNAGNAIAVLNPDAKFKVLLAGHCDEIALVINRIDDRGFLHFEKMGGINPKAAVGMKVTVLGESKTLDGVIGVNAQHHGGLKGDFGLEDLFIDCGSNSKEEISQFVSIGDLAVYKREPELLMDRFITGRGLDNRTGQFIVGEVIKRLSKKELKVGVYAASTVNEETNMGGAYFAAAGVEPAMAVACDVTFATDYPGVNTYKYGDVKLEGGPVLAKGAPINRKINQLLLSSAKSLNLEVQYELTSRATGTDADRMRLTGKGVPVSLVSLPLRYMHSPVETASLQDIDQEIDLLVHMIENLTGTESLNPLDD; this is translated from the coding sequence ATGGATCAAACAGAAAAGGATTTTTTATTTGAATTATTGAGAACACCATCTCCTTCAAGCCTGGAGATGAACATTCAGAAGAAATGGATAAAAGAAATGGAACCATATGCTGATAAGATACAAACTGACAATGCAGGGAACGCAATTGCCGTGTTGAACCCTGATGCGAAGTTTAAAGTCCTGCTGGCAGGTCATTGTGATGAAATAGCTTTAGTCATAAACAGAATTGACGATCGAGGATTCCTTCATTTCGAAAAGATGGGCGGGATTAATCCTAAGGCTGCTGTAGGAATGAAAGTGACCGTTCTTGGGGAAAGCAAAACGCTCGATGGAGTTATTGGAGTGAATGCTCAGCACCACGGAGGACTAAAAGGTGACTTTGGCTTAGAAGACTTATTTATTGACTGTGGGTCAAATTCGAAGGAAGAAATCAGCCAGTTTGTAAGCATTGGCGATTTGGCGGTTTATAAGCGTGAACCAGAGCTGCTAATGGACCGTTTTATAACGGGTAGAGGCCTGGATAACCGTACAGGGCAGTTTATCGTCGGAGAGGTAATCAAAAGGTTATCTAAAAAAGAATTGAAAGTAGGCGTATATGCGGCAAGTACCGTTAATGAAGAAACAAACATGGGCGGTGCTTATTTTGCAGCGGCTGGTGTAGAGCCGGCAATGGCGGTTGCTTGTGACGTCACATTTGCGACAGACTATCCTGGAGTAAATACGTACAAGTATGGTGATGTTAAGCTGGAAGGCGGGCCAGTATTAGCGAAAGGCGCCCCGATTAATAGAAAAATCAATCAGCTGCTCTTATCTAGTGCCAAGTCTCTCAACTTAGAAGTTCAGTATGAATTAACATCGCGGGCAACTGGAACGGACGCTGATCGAATGAGGCTTACCGGAAAAGGAGTTCCTGTCAGCCTTGTATCCTTGCCTTTAAGGTACATGCACTCACCGGTAGAAACAGCAAGCCTACAGGATATCGATCAGGAAATTGATCTTTTAGTCCATATGATCGAAAATTTAACAGGAACGGAAAGTTTAAACCCGCTCGATGATTAA
- a CDS encoding ECF transporter S component, which yields MYFNQESKLLKLVLMALFGTISMLLMFLNFPLPMLPPYLKVDFSELPALIAALMFTPAAGIVVEALKNLLYLIYTGAADPVGVAANFSAGALFVVPAAMIYHKFKSTKSLIAGLVTGAAVMAVGMSILNYFVILPAYAWFMGWETMSAQVKWGTILVGILPFNLLKGIIAGSLFIPVFIKLKPWFQQKVWQRSSAA from the coding sequence GTGTATTTTAATCAAGAATCAAAGTTATTAAAACTTGTACTAATGGCGTTGTTTGGGACTATTTCTATGCTTTTAATGTTTCTCAATTTTCCGCTTCCAATGCTGCCGCCGTATCTAAAAGTTGATTTCAGTGAGCTGCCGGCATTGATAGCTGCGCTGATGTTTACCCCGGCTGCAGGAATTGTAGTGGAAGCTCTTAAAAATCTGCTGTACCTGATTTATACAGGAGCGGCTGATCCAGTTGGGGTTGCAGCTAACTTTTCAGCAGGAGCACTCTTTGTTGTACCTGCTGCTATGATTTATCACAAGTTTAAGAGCACGAAAAGTTTAATAGCTGGACTTGTTACAGGGGCTGCCGTTATGGCGGTTGGCATGAGTATTCTTAATTACTTCGTCATTCTTCCTGCTTACGCCTGGTTTATGGGATGGGAGACAATGAGCGCACAGGTAAAGTGGGGCACAATTTTAGTTGGAATTCTTCCGTTTAATTTGCTTAAAGGTATTATTGCAGGATCACTGTTCATTCCTGTTTTTATTAAATTAAAACCTTGGTTTCAACAGAAGGTGTGGCAGAGGTCATCGGCTGCCTAA